AAACGGCTAAACGTCGGTATATTTGCGCATGTGGATGCGGGAAAGACGACGACGACAGAGCATATTCTATTTGAGAGCGGCCGAACTCGGGAATTGGGAAGCGTGGACGAGGGGACTGCTTTGACTGATTCTATGGACGTAGAGCGGCAGCGTGGCATCTCCGTGCGATCAGCGCTTACTGCATTCCATTGGAACGGGGCTCAGATTAATTTGGTAGATACACCGGGGCATGTCGACTTTCTGTCTGAGGTGGAGCGCTCTTTGCGCGTGATGGACTGTGCTGTCCTCATCGTGTCGGCTGTAGAAGGAGTACAGGCACAGACGGAGATGATCTGGAACGGATTGCGTAGATTGGGTATCCCGACCTTGTTATTTGTGAATAAGATGGACCGGGTCGGGGCTGATTCGGAAGCGGTATTGGAGCAAATTCGCAAGCATCTCTCGCCTGATGCCATACCGCTGCAAATCCCACTGGGAAGGGAACAGGAATTCCGTGGTACGATACATCTGTTAGACGAATACTGGGAAAACGGTGAGGAATCGCCCGCAAATAATCGACCTGAACATGGGGGCAACGGAGTAAATCGAACGATTGAAAATAGAAATGACGAGGAAGAGCGGAATCTTGAAGAAGCGCGTAATCGACTCTATGATTTTCTCGCGGAACGGGATGATGCCTTATTTGAGGCCTACTTGGAAAATAATACAGTTCCAGAAGAACGATGGATGAGCACGATGAGTGAAATGATCAGGAAGGCGCTTATTTTTCCGGTCATGTATGGAGCGGCTTCGCGGGGAATAGGCATCCCTGCTCTGCTTGATGCTATCGTACAATATTTGCCTGATGCGGGTGGCAATCCGCAAGGTGCTCTATCTGGCATCGTCTTCAAGATAGAACGGGACAAGATGATGGGGCGGATGGCTTATGTTCGTGTATATGAAGGGAGTATGCGCAACCGGGATATCGTATACAACCATACACAGGGCATTCAGGAGAAAGTGACGCAAATCCGCAAGGTCGAAGGAGGACGTACCGAAGATCTTGGGCTGCTGGAAGCGGGGGATATTGCTGCCGTCTGTGGTCTGACACAGGTCAGAATCGGGGATGTGCTGGGGGGACCTGAGGCGATTCCGCCGGAGGCCCATCTCGCAGTACCATTGCTGACGGTCCGCGTTCATTGGGCGAATGAGGAACAATATCCGCAGGTCGTTCAGGCACTACAGGAGCTGTCCGATGAGGACCCACTGCTCGATGTGCAGTGGCTGCAGGATGAGCGTGAGCTGCATGCCAAGGTGATGGGACCGATTCAGCTCGAAATACTTAGTAGTATTCTAGAGACGCGATATGGATTATCCGTAACCTTCGGGCAGCCTTCGGTCATCTACAAGGAGACGCCGCTGCAGAGCGGTGAGGGCTTCATCGCATATACAATGCCTAAGCCGTGCTGGGCGATACTGCGCTTCAAGATTGAGCCGGGGCCTCGGGGCAGCGGACTGGTCTATGAATCACAGGTCAAAAGCGAGGATTTGCTGGCACAGTACCAGAACGAAGTACAGCGACGAGTACCGGAGGCACTTATGCAGGGACTTCATGGCTGGGAAGTAACCGATCTGAAGGTCACCTTGATATATGGTCAACATCATGTATGGCATACACATCCGCTTGATTTCGCTGTGGCGACGCCAATGGGGATGATGGATGGCTTAGCGAATACAGGAACAGCATTGCTGGAGCCGATGCTACGTGTGCGGATCATCGTCCCTGAAGAGAATGGGGGCCGGGTCATGAACGATCTGGTGCAGATGCGTGGTACCTACGATCCGCCTGTGCTTCAAGGAGAGCGGATGTTGATTGAAGGTAGGGTTCCGCTTGCGACATCGATGAATTACCCGGTAGAGCTCAGTTCCTATACGAAGGGACGCAGTACATTCGCTTCCTTCTTCGACGGCTATGAGCCCTGTCCGCCAGAAGTGAAGGCGGTAAGACAGCGCCGAGGTGTTAGTCCTCTGGACCAGGCAAAATATATACTTAGCGTAAGAAAAGCGCTGCAAGGATGATCATCCATCCTGCAGCGCTTTTTTGGTTGATGGGACAAACCCCATTCTACATATAAGCCTTCCTAATAATATATGTTCAAAAGTATTTTGTAAGTAAATTTTATCTTGTTAACTTGACTGCAGCCAGTGCGTGTAGTAAACTGAATGCAATTTTACTAAGGGGAGATTTTGATGTCCAAGGTCGTTCTTAACTAATAAATTCCATACTTGAAGTTTTCAACAGTCACAAGGGCCATTTGCTGAAATAGAGTGGTCGGTTTTGTTGCGGGCATATGAAGACTTCGGAATTAGTTAAGAACAACGGATATATCTAAGCCTTAGGGCCAACTAGTATTATTCACCCATCCGTACTGAGTTCAGTTCGGATTTTTTTGTTTTTTTGGCGTGATAATCTAGATGGTTTCTATAAAGGGAAGGGATGACGTATGTTCATCCCTTCCCTTTTTTTGTCTTTATCAGGATTGATGCATGTCAAAATTAGATGTTGCCATGCAATTCGAACCAAAGCAGATTATGAATTCAGGAGGTATTAGGTGAGAACGTAACTTGTCGAGTGTGGAGAATATTGTCTCTTTTATTGAAAAAAACGATAATTTGGAGGTATTAAGAACCAATGAATGAAATGAATTTGAAGCGACTGGAATATGACAAAATTAAAAATCAAATGATCTCTTTTACCGTCTCATCTGGTGGCAGAAGTCTAGCTGAGCAGCATCAACCAAGCTCAGACGGGGCAGTTGTCAGAGAATGGCTGGGAGAGACAACAGAGGCTGCCGCCCTGCTTGAAGCGGGATCGAGCGTTCCACTGTCGGCGATGGAAGGAATCGAACCGTTCCTGGCTACGCTGGGCAAAGGGAAAATCTACAATGAAAGGGAACTTGGCCAGTTGGCTGGCTGGCTAAACTCGGTAGGACAGATGAAGCGTTATATGGACGCTAAGCGACAGAATGCCCCGACTATTAGCGTTTACTCCGATTCGATGAATGAATGTCCGGCGCTGCGTGAGCATCTGGAACGCTGTATTCGCAACGGTGCCCTGACAGATCAGGCCAGCGCGGCTCTAGCCGAAGCCAGACGCCACATTGTGCTGTCGGAATCTAAGATCGAACGCAAGGTGAGTCAGACATTGGCCAAGTACAAACATGCGCTGCAGGAGCACCTGGTCAGTAAACGCAACGACCATTATGTGCTTCCAGTGAAGCGGGATTACCGAAAGCAGGTGCCAGGCACGGTATGGGATGAGTCGGCGAGCGGTCAGACCTTATTTATTGAGCCTGCTGATGTAGCCGAGCTGCATGCCGAATGGCAGATGTGGAAAGGAGAGGAGGAGCGCGAGCGGATGATTGTGCTCTCCGAGCTGTCGGAAATGGTGGAAAGCCAAGGCAGCAAGTTGAAATGGAATTTAGAGGTTATGGCCTCCTTCGATTTCATATTCGCACGTGCCAAGCTTTCTCGCACCTGGGATGGTATCCGCGTCCGACTGTCCGCTCATCCGGTCATCAAACTCATCGATGCGAAGCATCCGCTGCTCGGCAAGGAATGTAAGCCGTTGAACGTATCGATCGGCCAGCATTGGAGGCAACTCGTCATTACGGGGCCGAATTCAGGGGGGAAAACGGTCACACTCAAGACAATCGGCCTGCTGACGCTCATGGTGCAATCAGGTCTGCTGATTCCCGCCCGCGAAGGCACGGTCTTCGGGATTTTCGAGCATGTGCTTGCCGATGTCGGTGACGGGCAGAGCATCGAGCACTCGCTCAGCACCTTCTCCGCCCATATGGCCAACCTCAAGGAGATGCTGGATGTAGCAGGAGGCCGCTCGCTGCTGCTGCTGGATGAGTTGGCGGCCGGGACCGATCCCGGTGAAGGCATCGCGTTATCAATCGCATTGCTGGAAGAATTTTTACGACGCGGCTCAATCGTAGCAGCGACGACCCACTTCAACGAGATCAAACGCTTTGCCGCACAAACTCCGGGATGCGTAAATGCGCGCATGGCATTTGATCCCCAGACACTGCGTTCGTTGTATCGGTTGGAGATTGGCGAGGCTGGTGACAGCTTTGCCTTTGCGATTGCCCGTCGCTTCGGGTTGCCGGAGCATTTGATTGTCAGAGCAGAGGAAAAAGCAGCTGCTGGACATGCAGACAAGAGCGGTGAATGGCTGACATCAGGCAGCGAAGTGGAATTC
The window above is part of the Paenibacillus lutimineralis genome. Proteins encoded here:
- a CDS encoding endonuclease MutS2: MNEMNLKRLEYDKIKNQMISFTVSSGGRSLAEQHQPSSDGAVVREWLGETTEAAALLEAGSSVPLSAMEGIEPFLATLGKGKIYNERELGQLAGWLNSVGQMKRYMDAKRQNAPTISVYSDSMNECPALREHLERCIRNGALTDQASAALAEARRHIVLSESKIERKVSQTLAKYKHALQEHLVSKRNDHYVLPVKRDYRKQVPGTVWDESASGQTLFIEPADVAELHAEWQMWKGEEERERMIVLSELSEMVESQGSKLKWNLEVMASFDFIFARAKLSRTWDGIRVRLSAHPVIKLIDAKHPLLGKECKPLNVSIGQHWRQLVITGPNSGGKTVTLKTIGLLTLMVQSGLLIPAREGTVFGIFEHVLADVGDGQSIEHSLSTFSAHMANLKEMLDVAGGRSLLLLDELAAGTDPGEGIALSIALLEEFLRRGSIVAATTHFNEIKRFAAQTPGCVNARMAFDPQTLRSLYRLEIGEAGDSFAFAIARRFGLPEHLIVRAEEKAAAGHADKSGEWLTSGSEVEFIPLPDEDEDDKGQGSTNASQVEELTWQSQPTGSNDQEANGDNEPAANHPLQVGDSIWIPSLKCSGTIQQLEDTKDEVVVQVMGKKLTISNRWLSLDPPTE
- a CDS encoding GTP-binding protein; translation: MAQSRTKRLNVGIFAHVDAGKTTTTEHILFESGRTRELGSVDEGTALTDSMDVERQRGISVRSALTAFHWNGAQINLVDTPGHVDFLSEVERSLRVMDCAVLIVSAVEGVQAQTEMIWNGLRRLGIPTLLFVNKMDRVGADSEAVLEQIRKHLSPDAIPLQIPLGREQEFRGTIHLLDEYWENGEESPANNRPEHGGNGVNRTIENRNDEEERNLEEARNRLYDFLAERDDALFEAYLENNTVPEERWMSTMSEMIRKALIFPVMYGAASRGIGIPALLDAIVQYLPDAGGNPQGALSGIVFKIERDKMMGRMAYVRVYEGSMRNRDIVYNHTQGIQEKVTQIRKVEGGRTEDLGLLEAGDIAAVCGLTQVRIGDVLGGPEAIPPEAHLAVPLLTVRVHWANEEQYPQVVQALQELSDEDPLLDVQWLQDERELHAKVMGPIQLEILSSILETRYGLSVTFGQPSVIYKETPLQSGEGFIAYTMPKPCWAILRFKIEPGPRGSGLVYESQVKSEDLLAQYQNEVQRRVPEALMQGLHGWEVTDLKVTLIYGQHHVWHTHPLDFAVATPMGMMDGLANTGTALLEPMLRVRIIVPEENGGRVMNDLVQMRGTYDPPVLQGERMLIEGRVPLATSMNYPVELSSYTKGRSTFASFFDGYEPCPPEVKAVRQRRGVSPLDQAKYILSVRKALQG